The nucleotide sequence TGTTATGAAAGAACATATGTGAAATTTTCATTTCGTTTTAAGTGAGCAACTTTTGTCTCTTTCTGTTTAACAGGAGTACTTTTATGAGGGTTGTGCTATGCGAGCACAGCCTGATCAAAAACGAAGGATTTGAACAGATCTTCAATGTCTCAAAGATATATGTACACAATTATAATTTCAGGACATATGAGAATGACATCATGCTAATTAAGGTAAGTAGGACTTGTACTTAGCTACAAAAAATGGTACCACCACCCTAACTTTGGTTTTTGTTACAGCTTAGCAGACCAGCACAGCTGAATGCATATGTTCAGCCAGTTCTGATACCTGATGAAGGTACCCCTCCCTTTAGTGGCACCTGCATAGTGAGTGGCTGGGGAGTGACACAGGTTTACAGTTACACCCTCTCCCCTGTGCTACGTGCTGTGGATGTAAGAGAAATACCTTACTGCACTTGGTATTACTGGGGCAGGATCAAACCAGGTATGCTTTGTGCTGGATCTCCATACGGAGGAAAGGACTCTTGCCAGGTATACATTCATGGAAAACATGATTAATTATGTGTATGCGCTATGCTTAATTACTATTTAGCAGCTGCGTTTTGTAGAGTAAtactatttttaaatgaatatttccTCTTAAATTTATAGGCAACATGACACCTGTTATATATGCTATAAAAATATATCTTAACCAATGATGATTTACATATAATTTCAGTGTCATTTTAATACTATTTAACATTTGTCATTCAAGGGTGAATGTGTAATGCTATATTATCAAAAAACAACCCTGATTTGTTGTGGTACTCCACAGGGCGACTCCGGGGGCCCCCTTGTCTGCAATGGCTACTTTGAGGGCATTGTCTCCTGGGGTATCAGCTGTGCAAATCAGTACTACCCTGGTGTCTACACCAGAGTCAGGAGCTATATTCAGTGGATTGACTGGGTTATTGACAACACACCATGAGCTATATTCTTCAAAAACAGTTAAATGAACATAATTTTCAGAGGTcctgaaatgaataaatattaaggttagaatttctaaaatgttgcCTGGAAATATGTCAATATTGCGCCTATAATTAATTGATTGTCACTCTTTTTTCCGATAAGGAATTATAATTGATACAGACAAAGACTTGTTATTAtgatatcatttttattttttgttggtACTATAGCAGTATAATTAGTAACTGTGTTAATCATTCAAAGTGAATTACTATTGAAAAATCACCAATGTTGCTGTTTTCACATGAATCAATTTTCCTAGTATGCCTTTTACTACAAGCAAAACCTCTTATATTGTATTTAAGTTTCATTGTAAATATCACAGTTTCAATTAGTGCAGCTTTAAGAAGGTTTTGACCAATACACTGGGTCTATAAACTGACAAGTGATACTTGCTACTACTAGTATGGAATAAAAGGCTAACCCAtccacagtgacagtgaagatGCTGATTGTCTGTATCATGCTTCTATCAGTCTCTTGTGTTCAACGTTCAAAAAGGCCAAATGTTGCTTAGAATATAAAAATCAACAAAGTGGTCAATTTTTTCTTCACAAAGAAGAGCTGACCTTTATATGTTCATAAAACATATAGCAAATGGCTACATAATGCAGATagacaaacaaatattttagaaatctgtcaaaaacctGTTTAAAACTCAAAATTATCGACTTCACTGAACTCGGGTCTTGTTTTAAACATaaggaaagtatttacttgTGTTACAGAGAAACTTAGGGCAGCTGTGGCATTAACCTCACACTGGGTGCCTAATAAAGTTGTTGGGTACTGTATCTAAACAACTAAATATAGAAGCTATCCTGCTGCATACTGGAAAAATTACAGCTTCTCTGGTGCTGGTTTCCGTTGTTAAGCTAAACCTAaacattcatgctcacattcacacctacaccagttaacctaacaaaGTTACAACATATCCTAAAAAGCTCTGATTAAAAATAAGGGCATGCTGGGAAGTATATTACTGGGAAATGCATGTGAACCTTTTGAGGTTAACTATAATTTAATAGTGAAACATTATGACCAGGTATAAGTTGAAAATAGTGCAAAAAGTGTGTATGATACATCTACAACCTGGTCCAGTGGAAATGATTGTTAAATGAAGACTTTTATAAATCAGTGTCCTTGTTTGGTACAGTGACCTCATCTAGTTAGTTGGTTATGCATGTGCTAAACTAACAACTAACAACAAACGAACAAACAACGATctacacaaaatgaaaaaaaggtaaaaaagtgCCTTTAACCTTGGTGGTTTTCAAACTTTTTAAGAGAATGTCTTAGCATGTGACCTCTCCCTCCTTTTTTCATCCGGTTCCTCCAACCTGCCTGTGTGCAGAGCACTGTAGGAGAAGCTGTGTAGCTGCTCACTGAGATTACACCACTATATACAGcactacagtgtgtgtgtgtgtgtgtgtgtgtgtgtgtgtgtgtgtgataattATATTTACCAAAAAAGAGTAGGTGGTCGTTTGAACTTGTAATATTATATGGTTAATTTTTTATTCGTACTTTGGAAGTAAACAAAACGTATTGCTGAAGAAAAGAAGACACACCCCTGTCAGGGGCATTCCCTCTGCTTTtttatttgcacatttaaatctctgttctaaaatgatctgaaatCTACATCTGTGGTTTACAGTAAGGTGACTGGATCCTACCCAATGGAACTTCAGAGATAAACTATACATGCTGCAGGTTTGGTATTGATCATGTGATCAAGCAAATGCTACCATTTGTCCAATTTTTTATAAGTATTAATGGAAGctaaatttgtttttatagtCTTATGCTACAGATTATGCTCACATGTGTGGTTCCTCTCTAGTGTCGTAACTGTTAAGTGTAAATTAATAATTTTTGGTAGTGATGGATTAATGATTAAAATATCTCTTATTTGAGCCACACATTTCTTGTGAGatcatacatttaaaaaaaaatggacatAGCCACCTTGATGTTTAGAGAAGTCCTGTTGTGAAGCTTCAGGCTGAGCATTTTTGACAGCTTATATCAGGACTGTGAAAACTGAGGGACACTACACACTTGCTTGCCAACATGCCAGTGACATGGTAAAGCTTTACCCTCCTTTTTGACTCTAGTGAGACCAGAATTCACAAAATTAACATGTTGTATCCAACATACAACAAAACTATGAACTGAAACACTTAAAACAGCAAACTTAATTAGCAGGCTTCATTTATAAACTGTACAGGTGTAATGCACAGATACAGATACTAACTAATTAGTGCAAAGTAACAGATTAAGAAAATACcagattttcaccaaaaccaaagcacaaaaTTCTTGGATGGTCTGTACCACATAGGCAAGCCATAATTTTTGtcagatttttcaaataaaattaaGTATCCAGATGGATAGTTGGATGActttttaagagaaaaaaaagaaaagaaaaacaaatacacaagaaaagaaaaaaatctacatCACCTTGAGTAGTTAAGTAGGGAGAAACTATTCAAACATGTTTGTGTCAAGTTGTAAACAACCTTTTAAACCCCACTGGGAATTGGattgttatacttttttttaatacagtttGTGTGTTGACGTTTGTAAACTAGAGCCAGAAGACTAGACTAGAGTAGAGACAATTGTGCTCGGCAGCCCCGCATAAATTTGAACCCCCGGTTACCCTGTTTTTGTGACATGCataaatgtatttgtgtttcTACCCTGATATGTCACCTGATCGCTAAACGCCACCCTCCGGTAAGCGAAGAGAAGACAGTCTAAAGGTTTGCGCatgctcagcagcagcagttattgttttgtttacatAACGCTGTCCTTTCGAGAGCTAGGTGTGGAAAGCTAGGCATAAGTAAAACTCCCTGGTAGCAGCTTAAATTACCTGTCCGGGTAAATTATGTCTGTGAAACACGCTATTAGCCGGGGACTCGAGTTGGGCCGGTCGGTCTTTCAGCTCGGTCTCCTGAAATCCGGTGGCCGACTCGCAGCAAAGCTCCGAGCTGACCGTTTCCGTGCAGGCCCGTCGGTCCGCACCGCTCAGCCTCAGGCTTTCCTGCCGTCTCGGTACCGCTATTACCGCACTTCTCTGAAAGGCCTGGCAGCTCAGCTTCAGTCCGCCGGCTTCAGGAGGTTTGCTGGTGGGTCCCCGCGTAACAGAGCTGTATTTTTGGCTTTCGGTCTCGGTGTGGGGCTCATCGAACAACAGCTGGAGGATGACAGAAAGAGTGCTTCAACATGCCAGGAGATCCAGGTATGGTATCTAAATGTAGGTCACAGTAGGGTACTTAAGCGACATTTAAGTAAAGTGGTTTGTTACTAGTCgtttttcttttagtctttattttcatggttatttgccggattgttttctttgtatcttCACCAATTCTGCATATTGTTTGTGAATGTATGAATGTTTTGTTGATAGGGTAATGCATAGGTAAAGGATTTGTGtactttctttaatttgtcatgCTGTTTGGACTGCACTAAGGCCTAAATGGATAACTTGATTGCAATCCTGCattaatttactttttattatttataataacaAACTAGGTAGATTTTGGGGCTTTATAAAGTTGTTGTATACGGCCTattgattgtttttgtttctttgtttttcttgactAAATTTGTTTATAGCATGTGATTGATATGAACATATCTTTATGTagcttattttattattattatttttccctgCAGGCTGTTTTTaggaagaagaagttccaggcTCCACTCAAGCCATTCACCTCTGGATTTAAACTGGAGGATTACATTCTAGGGAACCAGATTGGGAAAGGCTCCAATGCAGCTGTGTATGAGGCTGCAGCTCAATTTGCTCCTCCAAAGCAAAGTGCCAGAAAATGCTCCCTGGTGCAGATAAAAGAAGATGAAGTGGAAACTGAGGCACCTCGATCTCTGACATGCTGCTCACTAAGGAACTTCCCTTTTGCTATTAAGATGATGTGGAACTTTGGGGTGGGTAGTATACTAATGGTTTAGTGTAAGATGATTTCACATCTGTTTTAGGTTTTACTCCTCTgtatgaaaacaaatgaaaaagagcCACACATCAGTACCGATGGGTATTTTGCTATTTGTTTGCAGGCTGGGTCATCAAGTGAGGCCATCTTAAAGTCTATGTCTCAGGAGCTGGTGCCTGCAGGTCCTCATGCCTTAAagcaggaaaaagaagaaattacTTTGGATGGGTAAGTATTATAACCTCAGTTCTTTTTATTCCTGCCTCAGAGTGGTGACCTAAGGATAGGAAACATGCTCATGAATTGCTGTGATTTCTCTACATGCAGACATTTCGGAGTCCTGCCCAAAAGAGTGTCAGCACACCCTAATGTGATCAGAGTGTACCGGGCTTTTACAGCAGATGTTCCATTGCTACCAGGTGCTCAGGAGGAATATCCAGATGTTTTGCCACCCAGGCTTAACCCTGCAGGCCTGGGCAACAATCGCACTCTTTTCCTGGTCATGAAGAAGTAAGACCTACCTTCCTACCTACCTCAGTCCTTCGCAGTATGTGTGCTTgaaacattgtaaaaaaaaaaattaaaagtcacTGTCTTTGCTTTTAgaaattttcattattttgtttgttttgtgtttttttttatagtgtACTTGTCAGGTCATTTTTATTCAGTAACTTAACAGATTGTCTGTATCATAGCTATCCATGCACACTGAGGCAGTACCTGGAAATGTCCACACCAAGCCGCAGACAGGGCACCCTGATGGTGCTGCAGCTCCTTGAGGGGGTTGACCATTTGTGCAGAGAGGGTGTCGCTCACAgggatctaaaatcagacaacgTGCTGTTGGAATTCGACTCAGGTCTGAAAAAAATTCAGTAACAGAACAGTTTAAAGCCAAATGTAAACTGTGCCAACTTGAGGTCTGTTTGGGTCACTGATGTTATATTTATTTGTCCTTTATGCAGATGGTTGCCCCCGTTTAGTGATTTCTGACTTTGGATGCTGTCTGGCCCAGAGTGATTCTAGTCTGCAGCTGCCCTTCAACAGCATTTGGGTCAGCAAAGGAGGGAATGCTTCACTTATGGCTCCGGAGGTAGGcttaaatatttctttattgTAAATGAATAGTCACAGTTGCTGCGCCGTCTCTTATTGGTGACtattaaaactgaattttgtgACTTTTACCTCCACTCTGGCTATAACCAGAGGTGACACTTGGATACCATTCAAGTAACCTAATTgtatctttgtgttttgaaatgaatcattaaaataaataagaactcATATAAATAGATTGTTTTCAATCAACTGCATCTAACCACATATTTAATCACTATCATTCCTCACAATATTCCTGTCATCAGGTGGCTACTGCAGTTCCAGGATGTGGTGTGATGCTTGACTACGGCAAGGCGGATGCCTGGGCCGTGGGCGCCATTTCCTACGAGATATTTGGACAGCAAAATCCATTCTATCGAGCAGTGGGACTGGAGAGCAGGAATTACCAGGAGAAGCAGCTTCCTCCTCTACCCTCCACTGTGCCGGCTGATGTGCAGTTCGTGATACGCTTACTTCTCAGGAGGAACCCAAACAAGGTAAAGAAGTGGCTGTGTTTAGTTTAATATTTAAGTTTTCAGACTGCATTTCCAGTAAAAGAGAACTAAAACAATATAGTTTCATTTATTAAGCTGAAATATTGAactaaaaaaatcacaattctTTCAACGCTAAGGGGAATTGTGAAGTTAACTTTCTGTAGATTTACCTGAGAAGGCATCTCTACCATTCCACTACTTAAAAATGCTCTTCTTACTCTGCAGCGCCCCACTGCCCGTGTGGCAGCTAACATGCTACATCTCAGCCTCTGGGGTCGGAAGGCTCTGGCTAACCAGGACAGCGTGGGCATGAGGAAGCTGGCTGATTGGTTGCTGTGCCAGTCTGCTATGGTTCTCCTTAAGGGCTGTCAGGGGCCCAGTGGGAACAGAGTGGAGGCGGAGCTTCAGAGGAGTTTCCTGGCTAACCTAGAGCTGGAGGACCTGCGCACTGCTGTAGGCTTCCTCCTCTATGGGCGAGAGCAGAGCCAGGCCTGCGTGCTGTCTGTCTAGATTTACTCAAACACGTAGCTGAGAGTCACTGATATGGATAAACTGGGGCTTAAATTTGCTTTCAATACTCAGACTTCTGTATGTGTGgtatgtatgtttttttagCTGTAACATCTAATTGCTATGGGTATTGTTTGAGTATTTATCATGAATTGCCAAGTGGTGTGATTCTCCCTTTTCAAGTATCCGACCCTCAAACCTGTGTCCTCTAATGCTGCTAAAGTTACTTATCTGCATTTCTCACATACTTGTGAATATGTTTCACTTGCCTTCATTACTGTATCAGCAGGAATTCAAGCACTTCAAACATTCAAGTGTTATTGGTACCCATCGTACAAAAACGCAGTTTGTCTTACATGTGCAATGCATTGTGGATTAATGAGACGGCTGCTGGGGAGTGATTGTGTTTAATTTGTCCCAACATTTGAGTTGCTTGGCAGTAATTCTATTATGAGAGTGGATATTTTGTTTTCCAAATTATGATACACTTTTTCATATCAgcctgtggaaaaaaaacaaacaaaaactcgCATTCATGCAGGTTTTTTTTGCAACTATGAAAAATTTTTGTATCAGTGAATGTGGAGGTCAATGCAGATAGCTTAGAAATAATTAAAGTTAGACTCTACTGTGTAGGGTAAGACCAAGTGAAAGGTTCACAAGTAGGACACAGTCCATAAAGTTGCCCCTTGAAGATCTGGTTGCCACTGGATATGTGTTGCAGTCAGTTGTACACTGATATTTCACAGCTAAGGAACATAGACCTGTCCTAAATGCTAGAACATATGAATCACATTGATCCTGATGTGTCATGCATGAGTAATTAATTAATCTTAAGGATATGACTTTGTTCCACATTGCTGATGTTTGCACTCTATGCTCATGTTTTGCACCTGTTCAGAGCTGTGGTTTTCAGCTAATATAATATACagatttcaaaataattaatttattgGGACTTAATCCTTCATATTAGGATAATTTACTGTCAAAAAGAATGAAAGGGATGCATGTATATGGATTCCTACAAAAAGATTATAAGACGTATTTTAGATATATGTCgatttttttgcagtgtttcagaatAAAAGTGTTAAAGAGCCCTGAAGTGGTTGTGCAagttctttcctttttctttagatattttctaaataaataactCATATTGGTGATATAGTAATATCCATGATTTTTAGGTTTGATGATGAATATTATTAGCACTGTTTGTGAAATAACAAGTTGCTGCCTGATCttaaatgtctttttctttGAGTTCCAAAGGAGATTTCATGTGGATTCTTCCATGTGATCTTGGACAAACTAAAATTGTTTCTCTAAAAATCCCTCACTTACAACTTATAGGTGTtgatatgcaaaaaaaaaacgtttGATACAAGACTTCATTTTACAGAAGCTTTATTTAAGACAGAGCCATATTagcattttaataatttatactCTGAACAAAGTCAAACAGGTAATAAATAGACTGGAATGTATTTAGGAACACACTGAAGTTTCCTGTATAATTCCTCGTGACCCCTTCAGTActcctctccttcctcttctccttcACCCTCAATAGAATCAACTCCCACCTCCTCATAATCCTTCTCCAGAGCTGCCATGTCCTCTCTGGCCTCAGAGAACTCTCCCTCCTCCATACCCTCACCCACGTACCAGTGAACAAAGGCACGCTTAGCATACATCAGATCGAACTTGTGGTCGAGCCGAGCCCAGGCCTCTGCAATAGCAGTGGTGTTGCTCAGCATGCACACAGCCCTCTGGACCTTG is from Oreochromis niloticus isolate F11D_XX linkage group LG20, O_niloticus_UMD_NMBU, whole genome shotgun sequence and encodes:
- the pink1 gene encoding serine/threonine-protein kinase PINK1, mitochondrial; this encodes MSVKHAISRGLELGRSVFQLGLLKSGGRLAAKLRADRFRAGPSVRTAQPQAFLPSRYRYYRTSLKGLAAQLQSAGFRRFAGGSPRNRAVFLAFGLGVGLIEQQLEDDRKSASTCQEIQAVFRKKKFQAPLKPFTSGFKLEDYILGNQIGKGSNAAVYEAAAQFAPPKQSARKCSLVQIKEDEVETEAPRSLTCCSLRNFPFAIKMMWNFGAGSSSEAILKSMSQELVPAGPHALKQEKEEITLDGHFGVLPKRVSAHPNVIRVYRAFTADVPLLPGAQEEYPDVLPPRLNPAGLGNNRTLFLVMKNYPCTLRQYLEMSTPSRRQGTLMVLQLLEGVDHLCREGVAHRDLKSDNVLLEFDSDGCPRLVISDFGCCLAQSDSSLQLPFNSIWVSKGGNASLMAPEVATAVPGCGVMLDYGKADAWAVGAISYEIFGQQNPFYRAVGLESRNYQEKQLPPLPSTVPADVQFVIRLLLRRNPNKRPTARVAANMLHLSLWGRKALANQDSVGMRKLADWLLCQSAMVLLKGCQGPSGNRVEAELQRSFLANLELEDLRTAVGFLLYGREQSQACVLSV
- the LOC100708767 gene encoding trypsin-3, with the protein product MAAVQITTVLLLLSFSVNSQNTGRIIGGQEVEPYSIKYQASLQTEVGEHYCGGTLVHPEWVVSAAHCWRPSTFMRVVLCEHSLIKNEGFEQIFNVSKIYVHNYNFRTYENDIMLIKLSRPAQLNAYVQPVLIPDEGTPPFSGTCIVSGWGVTQVYSYTLSPVLRAVDVREIPYCTWYYWGRIKPGMLCAGSPYGGKDSCQGDSGGPLVCNGYFEGIVSWGISCANQYYPGVYTRVRSYIQWIDWVIDNTP